In the Primulina eburnea isolate SZY01 unplaced genomic scaffold, ASM2296580v1 ctg739_ERROPOS11973397, whole genome shotgun sequence genome, one interval contains:
- the LOC140822183 gene encoding uncharacterized protein, producing MGSVNVDASLVSEGPLDNKKASKPGSSSRINTQTEISGTETGELNQSEETVPPSAETGDLNVWDQISEALDAKKEKVSQESGWGKTNKKLQVVDRTSFVKNAKMVQPSQGNRWRKNASRVQQLGEIVLRNRVQLVNHGPIKL from the exons ATGG GTTCAGTTAATGTAGATGCTAGTTTGGTGAGTGAGGGTCCTCTGGACAACAAAAAAGCTTCAAAACCAGGGTCATCTAGCCGCATCAATACACAAACAGAGATATCCGGCACAG AGACTGGAGAACTAAACCAGAGTGAAGAAACAGTACCCCCTTCTGCAG AAACTGGGGATTTGAACGTTTGGGACCAAATCAGTGAGGCCCTAGATGCCAAAAAGGAAAAAGTATCACAAGAAAGTGGTTGGGGCAAAACTAACAAGAAGCTTCAAGTAGTTGACAGAACAAGTTTTGTAAAGAATGCTAAAATGGTACAACCATCACAAGGAAATAGATGGAGGAAGAATGCCTCGAGGGTACAACAATTGGGGGAAATAGTCCTCAGAAACAGAGTTCAGCTCGTAAATCATGGTCCTATAAAGCTCTGA